The sequence below is a genomic window from Synechococcus sp. PCC 7335.
ATAGTAGAATAGCCCCCCATCCGAATGATACGGTTGATCGCTAAGCTCAACGAGCTTGCCAAACATCGAATCGAGTACCCACGAACCGTACTGAGCTACGCTAAAGCCTATCCATAAGGCCGCCGGGATGAAGCCGACAATCAGTCCGATATAAATTCCCCAGTTCGTCAGATGCCGATGGCGACGCTGCTCGAAGATAAGATAGGGGAGAAGCGCGATCGCCGGCAGCACTACCATAAACGTTTTAATCAAAAAGCCAAGCCCAAACATGGTGCCTGCGAGAAAACCCAACGTCAACCGCTTTTTCTTGGCCGTCTGAACCTCTGCTCTTAACAGAGCCCAAATTGCGAGTAGTTCCACGCTCACCAGCATGATGTCTTGAGTTGCTAGGTGGCTAAACTGCATCCACACCGGAAACAGCATAATCAGCAGCCCAGATAAGAGTCCTAGCCGAGCCGCATTCTGAGCATACGGCCACCGTTGCTGTTCAAAGATTTGCTTGCCCACCATATAGGTCAAAGCCACTGCGAGCAAACAGGCGCTGAACGTGGGTAGCCGCGTCACTCGCACAGCCCAATCTGCACTGAGGCTAGGTAAATCAAACAGTTGATAGCTCAGCATGATTAGCCAGTTCAGCAAAATGCCATGCGTGAAGAGCACACTATCCCAGAATCGCCGCCCTAACCACTCGCCGGATTCGAGCATGAAGCGGCTCTCTAGCGCGTAGTTGCCTTCATCGTGAGCCATGAAGCTGGGATAGACCTGGCTGCTCGCGAGTAAAAGAGCAGTCCAGCCAAAGAGTATAAGGAGGTTTCGTCGATCAAGCTGCATAGGAATGGGGGCAGTGAAGTCGGTCTAGGAGGTAGGCAGGTGCGGTGGTGGCGGGGTTCGGGTGGTTTTGCGAAAACCGCTACGCCGCAGAATCCGCTTTTGCCTCTGTCTAGCGAGCGCTTGCAAGTCTACATTGCGATCGGTTTCATCGACAATCTCGCCTGTAAGGACTTCTAAAGTGTCTTCTAGTGTCACTACGCCAGAGACGCCGCCGTATTCATCTACAACGACCATGAGATGCTCGCGCAAGGATTGGAAGGTCTTGATCAGTCGATCGGTGCGCTCGGTATCAGGGACGTAGTGGACTTGGCGCATCACGCTTTTGACGGTGGCTTCCCCATGCCCTTGGACCAAGGCTGCTAGCAGCTCTGCTTTTAGGGCAACGCCAATAACGTGATCGAGATCTTCTTCGATCACTAGAATGCGGGTGTGCTGAGAACTGATAATCTCATCTTGAACTTCTCGTAAGATGGCAGAGCCTGGGATAAAGGTGATCGCCACCCTAGGCGTCATAATGTCTGCGGCCATTAGGTCGTTTAGTCGAAAAACACGATCGATCATTTCGGCCTCGTCATCCTCGATTAGGCCTTCTTGGTAGCCGAGGATAGTCAGCAGCCTGATCTCTGATTCATTGGTGATAGGCCGTCTATTCCCCTTCGTTAGCGGCGCGGTAATTTTTTCTAGTAGCCAAATCAAAGGCGTACAGATAACGGTGGCTCCGCGCACGGGAATGGCGACTATCAGGCTGATGTTTTCCGCATAGCGCTCGCCTACCGTCTTTGGCAAAATTTCAGCAAAGAGGATAATTGCAAACGTTAGCACTGCCGAGAAGATACCGATTCCTGTATTGCTAAATAGGGTAGTGGCGATTCGACCGACGACAATGCTGCCGACAATGTTGAAAATATTGTTGAGGATAACGATGGTTGCAATGGGCCGAGTGACATGCTGCCGGATGTTTAGTAGTGCGATCGCACCTGGGCTAGGCTTGTTTTGGGCAAGCTGTTTGGCTCGTAGCAGTGGAATTGAGAGCAAGGCCGTCTCAGTCCCAGAACAGAGGGCAGAACCCAAAATGACAATAAATACAGCAGCCGCAAGTTGAAACATGAAAAAGATGTCGAATGAGTATTCACCCACTCATGAGAAACCGAGCAAAAAATCGATGAGACTAGTCAGGGAAATTTACCACTACTCTCACAGCTCATTCATCATTTCCAAGATATGATGCTTGGCAATGATGAATGAGCCGATCATAATTGATGCCAATCATGGTCGATCCTTTACTAAAACTGCATTCCCCTTATGAGTGACACCATCTTAGATGTTCAAGGTCTAACTGTTGAATTCGCAACGGCAGAAGAGCAGGGGAGTGATAGCCTTCGCGCAGTAGACAACGTTTCGTTTCGCTTAGCGCGTGGTCAGACTATCGGCATCGTGGGTGAATCAGGCTCTGGCAAGTCTGTTACCTCGTTAGCGGTGATGGGCCTAGTTCCAACTCCACCAGGAAGGGTGACTAACGGACAGGTGCTCTTTAAACCTAGCAATGGGTCTGTAGTTGATCTTCAACAGGTCTCCAAGCGGCAGATGCGGCACTATCGGGGTTGCCAAATCGCTATGATCTTTCAAGAACCCATGAGTTCGCTCAACCCAGTCTACACCTGTGGCTTTCAGCTAGTAGAGGCGATTCGCCAGCACCAGCGGATTTCTAAACAGGCGGCGTACGAGCAGGCGATCGCCCAGCTTATAGAGGTTCGTCTACTGCCACCAGAGATGCAGATGTTCGAGCAGGTGCGGCTAGAGCTTAATAGCGAAGACAGTGCTGTGGTTAGTCGGGAAGTTAAGCGCCGTCAAAGAGCAATGCTAGATCGCTTTCCGCACCAGCTCTCGGGCGGGCAGATTCAGCGGCTGATGATTGCGATGGCGCTCTCGTCTAACCCATCTTTGCTGATTGCGGATGAACCGACAACCGCGCTTGATGTCACTGTGCAGTCCACAATTCTAGATCTGCTAAGGGAACTGCGCGATCGCCGGGGCATGTCAATGATCTTCATCACCCACGATCTAGGTATCATTGCGGAAATTGCTGATCAAGTGGCGGTGATGTACCAAGGCAAAATTGTGGAAACCGGGGCGGTGCTCGACATCTTCAAATCGCCCCAACATCCATATACGCAAGGATTACTAGCCTGCCGTCCGCGACCGGATCAAAGGTTACGCCAGCTACCCACAGTCTCAGACTACATGGAAGAAGTGGTCAGTCCAGAAGGCGATCGCATCATTCAAGCCAAGTCTCAAGACAATTATGGAACTGGGCTTCCTCCCATACGAGAAATTAGCCCTCGCGAGATGCAGATTCGGCTAAACGATCTAGAAGAGAAGGGGCCGTTAATCACTGTTGAAAACTTAAAGGTTGGCTATCCGGTGCAAGGCGTTTTTGGTCGAATAGAGCGCTATGTAATGGCAGTCAATGAAGTTTCCTTTGAGGTATACCAGGGTGAGACCTTTGGCCTGGTGGGTGAATCAGGCTGTGGCAAGACGACGCTAGGCCGAGCGCTATTACAGCTTGTCAAGCCGATGGGTGGGAAGGTGTGGTTTGAAGGAAGAGAGCTGACGCAGTTGCGAGGCGGGCAAATGCGCAAGCGTCGCCGAGAAATGCAGGTGATTTTTCAAGATCCGTATAGCTCGCTCAATCCTAGGATGAGCATCGGCAATGCGATCGCCGAGCCGCTGAAGATTCATGGTGTCATCCGCCGCAGAAAGAATCTCAAAGAGCGCGTCGAGTATCTGCTAGAACGGGTTGGCCTCGATCCGCACTGTCTCAATCGCTTTCCGCACGAGTTCTCAGGGGGACAAAGGCAGCGGGTATGTATTGCTAGGGCGCTTGCACTTAGCCCCAAGTTTATTGTTTGTGATGAATCGGTATCAGCCTTGGATGTCTCGGTGCAGGCTCAGGTGTTGAACCTACTCAAGGAGCTACAAGCAGAATTCAAGCTTACCTATATCTTTATCTCGCATGATCTAGGGGTCGTGAAATTTATGAGCGATCGGATCATGGTCATGAATCAAGGCCGTATTGAAGAGATTGGCCCTGCCGAAGAGATCTACCAGCGTCCACGCCGAGACTATACTCGTCAGCTGATTTCGGCTATTCCAGAAGGCACCTTAAAAAGAATTCAAGACTTACAAACAGAAAGAGAAAGACAAAAGGCACTTCTCTAATCCACTCGTATACTTTACTTTGCTCGGCGTCCTTTGTGTGTCAGTAGGTGCGTCTATATACGTGCGCCTGTATTTACGGTGCCCATATATCTCTAGGTAGCAGATGGGTTGCTGATAGCCAAACAAGTACGTATAAAATAGTCCATACCTATAAAGTTTCAGAGCGGACTGACTTCTTCATGCCGAGACACAAAAGCCTAGTTGAAGCGCGCTTTAAGAATATAAGTCAACAAATATTTTTTTCTTAAAGTCTACGTGTATTTACGTACATATTTATAGAAGGCGTATTTTTGATCGCTAACATACTGAGTCCAGGGATGTAACGCAATAAGGTTCTAACTCACTCAGTACTACAGTTCTCCATGACCAACGCTTATATTCAGCTCGCCCGCCAAGGTAGAAATCACTGGTGGCGATATCTAGCGGGCTGTTTTTTCACACTCTTTCTGTTTATTGCTGGCGGTACGCTCACATTAGGGCTATTCGTCGCCTATATCACTAACGATAACAATCCAAATACCGAAGTGCTTTCGCCAGAAGCAGTAGCCGCTGGTCAGCCTTTCATCGTGGGTGTTTCGCCTCTAGTTCTCTACATTGTCTACAATCTAGCGTTTCCCTTCTTCTTGTTCGGTCTCTATCTATCAGTTCGTTTTCTTCACAGACGACCCTTTCAGACTTTGATCACATCTACGAATCAAATTAGCTGGCGGCGGATCGGCCAAGGATTCGCCGTCTACTTTCTGCTTGTCGTCATTCAGACAGCTATCAGCTATGCGCTTTCGCCGCAAACGTTCGCGCTTAACTTTCGGCTATGGCCCTTTCTTGGATTCTTGCCGACTGTTGTTGTTCTAACTTCTCTACAAACTTCAACAGAAGAACTCTTTTTTAGAGGATATCTTCTACAAGGTATCGGCTACCGTTTTGGCAAATGGCTGGCTATTCTTCTCCCCTCTTTGTTGTTTATGTTGTTACATCTATCCAACCCTGAGGTCATCACTCAAGATAGCTGGGACGCCGTTGCTAGCTTAGTTATCTATTACTTCATGATTGGTGCATTCTTAGCTTGGCTCACCCTTAAAGACAACGGTCTAGAGCTAGCGTTGGGTGTTCACGCGGCTAACAACATCGCTACTTTCCTACTAGTGACTAGTGACAACAGTGCAATCCCCTCCCCAGCGATTTTTCGTATCAGCGAGTTTGAAGCAAGTTTCGCTATTGTTATCTCTACGGCACTGATGCTATGGATATTTTCCTTTATTGTGTTTAGACTGCTGAGGCATCCTGGAAGAGATTGAAGATAGAAGTCGACAAGGATGAAACCGTAAAGGTGGGCACAGTCTATCGATAGATCCTGTAGACGCTACCTTTTACCTTATGTCCCTCGTACCCTTCTACGCTGTTCGATTGACGTTCAAACCTAAGATTAGCCTGCTTAAGAGCGTAGCGGAATTCGCCCTTGGTCGATCGATCGGAATCGCTGAGTAGGCAAATACCCCCTGGCTCTAGTACGGTCTGAATGAAAGTAACCAATGGCGCGATGTTGCGCTCTTCATAGATGACGTCGGCGGCTAGAAGTAAAGGCACCTGGAAATTAGGAGGGAAGCGCCAATCGAGAGGAAGCTTGTCGAAGTGGGTGAAACCATTGGCGATCGCATTTTCTGCTGCAAACTCTACGGCTGTCGCGTCATAGTCGCTGAAAGTAACATGCATGCCCAAAGAAAGCGCCACAATCCCCGCTAAGCCCACACCGCAGCCTATTTCAAGCGCCCGATGGTTAGCGGGCCAAGTTTGTTGTATCAGCACATTGCTCAGCATCTGTGAAGAAGGCCAAAGCTCCGCCCAGTAAGGCATATATTGATCGACATGGAAGGCATCTTGAGTGCTTGGATGATCGAGTAGCTCGTCTGCATTGCCCGGATAGGCGATTTGAAACGTCTTTGAACCGACAGTGATAGATTTGTGCAGCCGCTGGGTCACTGCTTCTAATGGCGTAGTGTGTAAGAAGGCGGAGGAATCAGCAGACATAGAGGTGGATCACGAAGGCAAGCGCAAGATAGAGTTAGGGCAACAAACGCTATAAGTATGCTACACGCGTATTACAGCAATAGACTCTAGATCTAAGGGCATCTAAGGCTCTGTCCGATACCTTTTGTATATTCTCACTGAGCTTTCTTACTAAGCTACAGATGAAGGTGACTACCAATACACTTCTAACGCCCAGTGCCCGCTAGGGTGTAGCCATATTTCCTGTCCTACCACATCAGAGAGTACAGTCGATTGCGTCCTCCTCTAACGAGTCCATTTCAGCGCATCCGGACTGGCGCACTATTCTTCCTGGTCACGATTCTGGTCGCGGTTGTTGGCTATATTTTAGCTGGATGGACGCTGCTAGACGCTATCTATATGGTGGTCATCACCGTCTTTGGGGTGGGCTATGGAGAAGTCAATCCTCTCGAAACCACCTCAATACGGTTGTTTACTATCTTCGTCATCTTTGCTGGCGCGCTATCGGTGGCTTACATCGTAGCGGGCTTTGTCCAACTCGTAACCGAAGGCGAACTTCGCCGAGCGCTTAAACTTAGACAAATGACCCAAGAAATCCAGAACTTAGCTAATCATGTAATCGTCTGCGGATACGGTCGTATGGGTCAGATGCTCACCCAAAAACTTGAGGCAGACGACCAACGCTTTATTGTCTTGGATCGCAACCCGGACCGCATTAACGCGGCTCAAGTATTAGGCTACCTGGTCTACTTAGGGAATGCAACCGACGAAGACCAGCTCAAAGCTGTGGGTATTGATCGTGCTCGCGCCTTAGCGACCGTTCTGCCCGAAGATGCGGCTAATGTATTTATTAGTCTGACTGCCAAAGAACTCAACCCGCAGCTCATGGTGGTGGCAAGGGGAACGCTACCGTCTTCAGAGAAAAAGCTACGCCTGGCTGGCGCTGATGAGGTTGTTTTGCCAGCTAGCATCGGAGCGTTGCGTATAGCGCACTTAATCTCGCATCCTAGCGCTGTCAATTTTTTATCTAAAGATGACGGCCGTGCCAATCTCAATCAGATGCTAGCCGAGATCGACATTCAAATGAATGAGCTCTCGGTTCGAGCAAGGTCCCCTTTAGTCGGAAGAACGATCGCTGATGTTGAACTGCGTGGTCGAGGCACTTTTATCATTGTTGCTCTAAGAAGATCTGATGGGGAAGTTGTTATCCATCCCCAGCCCAATGAAGCGCTACACGAAGGAGATATCGTTATGATCATGGGTCATCAGGAAGATATGCCCAACTTTGCCCAAAGACATGCAGTGAGGTCCCAGCTACGCTATCGAGGTGCTAGAGTTCGCTAGTTGCTAGACGTTAGTTGGCCTTTCTCTTACACCTGTGACTAGTTTTCCTGTTGTCTATCATCCGGCTTATGTGACACCTTTGCCAGA
It includes:
- a CDS encoding hemolysin family protein; the protein is MFQLAAAVFIVILGSALCSGTETALLSIPLLRAKQLAQNKPSPGAIALLNIRQHVTRPIATIVILNNIFNIVGSIVVGRIATTLFSNTGIGIFSAVLTFAIILFAEILPKTVGERYAENISLIVAIPVRGATVICTPLIWLLEKITAPLTKGNRRPITNESEIRLLTILGYQEGLIEDDEAEMIDRVFRLNDLMAADIMTPRVAITFIPGSAILREVQDEIISSQHTRILVIEEDLDHVIGVALKAELLAALVQGHGEATVKSVMRQVHYVPDTERTDRLIKTFQSLREHLMVVVDEYGGVSGVVTLEDTLEVLTGEIVDETDRNVDLQALARQRQKRILRRSGFRKTTRTPPPPHLPTS
- a CDS encoding ABC transporter ATP-binding protein, with amino-acid sequence MSDTILDVQGLTVEFATAEEQGSDSLRAVDNVSFRLARGQTIGIVGESGSGKSVTSLAVMGLVPTPPGRVTNGQVLFKPSNGSVVDLQQVSKRQMRHYRGCQIAMIFQEPMSSLNPVYTCGFQLVEAIRQHQRISKQAAYEQAIAQLIEVRLLPPEMQMFEQVRLELNSEDSAVVSREVKRRQRAMLDRFPHQLSGGQIQRLMIAMALSSNPSLLIADEPTTALDVTVQSTILDLLRELRDRRGMSMIFITHDLGIIAEIADQVAVMYQGKIVETGAVLDIFKSPQHPYTQGLLACRPRPDQRLRQLPTVSDYMEEVVSPEGDRIIQAKSQDNYGTGLPPIREISPREMQIRLNDLEEKGPLITVENLKVGYPVQGVFGRIERYVMAVNEVSFEVYQGETFGLVGESGCGKTTLGRALLQLVKPMGGKVWFEGRELTQLRGGQMRKRRREMQVIFQDPYSSLNPRMSIGNAIAEPLKIHGVIRRRKNLKERVEYLLERVGLDPHCLNRFPHEFSGGQRQRVCIARALALSPKFIVCDESVSALDVSVQAQVLNLLKELQAEFKLTYIFISHDLGVVKFMSDRIMVMNQGRIEEIGPAEEIYQRPRRDYTRQLISAIPEGTLKRIQDLQTERERQKALL
- a CDS encoding CPBP family intramembrane glutamic endopeptidase, producing MTNAYIQLARQGRNHWWRYLAGCFFTLFLFIAGGTLTLGLFVAYITNDNNPNTEVLSPEAVAAGQPFIVGVSPLVLYIVYNLAFPFFLFGLYLSVRFLHRRPFQTLITSTNQISWRRIGQGFAVYFLLVVIQTAISYALSPQTFALNFRLWPFLGFLPTVVVLTSLQTSTEELFFRGYLLQGIGYRFGKWLAILLPSLLFMLLHLSNPEVITQDSWDAVASLVIYYFMIGAFLAWLTLKDNGLELALGVHAANNIATFLLVTSDNSAIPSPAIFRISEFEASFAIVISTALMLWIFSFIVFRLLRHPGRD
- a CDS encoding methyltransferase produces the protein MSADSSAFLHTTPLEAVTQRLHKSITVGSKTFQIAYPGNADELLDHPSTQDAFHVDQYMPYWAELWPSSQMLSNVLIQQTWPANHRALEIGCGVGLAGIVALSLGMHVTFSDYDATAVEFAAENAIANGFTHFDKLPLDWRFPPNFQVPLLLAADVIYEERNIAPLVTFIQTVLEPGGICLLSDSDRSTKGEFRYALKQANLRFERQSNSVEGYEGHKVKGSVYRIYR
- a CDS encoding TrkA family potassium uptake protein; this encodes MRPPLTSPFQRIRTGALFFLVTILVAVVGYILAGWTLLDAIYMVVITVFGVGYGEVNPLETTSIRLFTIFVIFAGALSVAYIVAGFVQLVTEGELRRALKLRQMTQEIQNLANHVIVCGYGRMGQMLTQKLEADDQRFIVLDRNPDRINAAQVLGYLVYLGNATDEDQLKAVGIDRARALATVLPEDAANVFISLTAKELNPQLMVVARGTLPSSEKKLRLAGADEVVLPASIGALRIAHLISHPSAVNFLSKDDGRANLNQMLAEIDIQMNELSVRARSPLVGRTIADVELRGRGTFIIVALRRSDGEVVIHPQPNEALHEGDIVMIMGHQEDMPNFAQRHAVRSQLRYRGARVR